The segment CTGCTTCACAAACAACTGGGTTATTTGTTTGCCATGGGCCCACGAAAGAAGAGGATGCGGGGAAAGTCTAACCTGAATTCAGGATAGGATCCTGCATGAGTGAGAAATTTGCTAGCCTTTCAGGTGAGATTTGGACTCTGACTCCCAAAAGAAGGTGTCAGTAGGTCATTAACGCTTCTTGTTGTGACCCATAAAAGACATTGCATTTCTAACCAAGTGTTCACCCATCCAAAAGAGAGACCCTGACTTGGCATATAAACCTATTGCCACTTCCAGTTATCTTTCATCACTTGCCTGAGTTTGAAAAGGTAATGGTTTGTAGTTCTATGGAAAGAGACTTCCCTGAGACCTGAGGCTTTCTCATTCCTACTGGCTGGGCCCATTGCTAAAATGCTTTCCAGTGGGCTTGCTTCTGCCTGGCCAGCACCTGGGCTGCCCCAGCTTGTAATTAGCCTGCCTTTGCTTCATAAGCTTCTCAGGGTGGTTCTTCTTCTAAAAGCTTGTATGAAATGCTATTTACTGTCtctttatagtttaaaaatgaattctttttgttctttgcaactcatttgctttttttcttttcttttctttaaattactaTTAACACctgttgattcttctttttttctgattggcCTGTCACTGCATTCCTGCTCCCCCTCCCTCTAGCTGGGTTTGTCAAGTCGCCCATGTCAGAAACTAAGCTCACTGGGGACGCCTTTGAGCTGTACTGTGACGTGGTCGGGAGCCCCACGCCAGAGATCCAGTGGTGGTACGCAGAAGTCAACCGGGCAGAGTCTTTCAGACAGCTGTGGGACGGTGCTCGGAAGCGCCGTGTCACCGTAAACACCGCCTACGGGGCAAACGGCGTGAGTGTGCTGAGAATAACCCGGCTCACCTTGGAGGACTCTGGGACTTACGAGTGCAGGGCCAGCAACGACCCCAAGAGGAATGACTTGAGGCAAAACCCTTCCATAACATGGATTCGAGCCCAGGCTACCATAAGCGTGCTTCAGAGTGAGTCCAGCACCCTACAGTAGTGGTACTGTAGTCACTAGAGGTGGCCCGCTGACCCttccctctgcttccttcccctcttccccagTATGATCACTCACCCCACCCCTTGTCTTCGTTTTTTCAAACCCACGACCCTTCTGGTTGTAGTGTATGAAAATATCTGtggcaacttttttttcttttgtatctttgCTGTCCTCTTTACCTCCCTTACCCCCAacccttctctgtgtctctctcctcaGGAACAAAGAACTTGGGAAAATCTGTGATTGTCCAAAATCACCTGCATTGGGAAGAGGTGGGGAGGGCCAACTGGGGAGGCTAACAACAACACAAACTCTCGAAACCCACGAAGCCAGGCATTCGCACCGGGGCAGTGTCGGATtgtttccttccctccccctgaATTTTGTAGTAGGGTTCCTGCTATCCTTTGCTGATTTATTATCTGGtgcctttctatttttatttctctccccaatctaactattttttatttctttgtgcatCTGTTTGAAGCTCTCTGAGTAGCTGCCTTCACCTCTATGGTTTTAAGTTTGTGTCTGCCCAGCCTCTTCCCTCACTGTGACTTGGTGTCATCCTGTCTATGATGGGAATGTTGCCATGGGTGTGGTGTGGTGATGTGTTTTGGTTGTTGGGTAGCATGTATGCTTGGATATTTCCATAGTTctagctctttttcttttctaaaacagtGGCATGTGCTTCTCTGATAACAGCCCCCCACTGCAGCAGTATATTCCTCATGGTCCTGCCCATCTAGTCTCCTATTCTCTAAAGAGCAGTGGCCTTAGATTTTCTCTATATGTCTTGCTGTTAGGAACCAGGTGACACTAAGCtgcaaagtatttttcttttaaatcccgTCAAACTGTTTCAAAGTCAGAGTTGGATCTGTTGACAGTTTGATGACTGACTATTGGCACAGTAGTCAGTGCCACCCTATCATCCCAGAGGCTGGCAACCCCAGAAGTAGTTTGGAAGCCATTCATACTGGCCTTTTCTTGtgtcttgaaaaaagaaaaagaggaaactaaGTTCGAACCGTGTTCCTCTGAGTGGTAAGAGTGAGCGGAGCAGTTGACTCAGAACCCTTCTCTTCATCCTGTAGTAGCAGGTACAAGTGAGACATCAGACACAGGAGCTTTTGTGGCCATCTCTTTCTGAATAGTGTTTACTGCTTGTGTggtagggaggagagggagggagaagctaCCACAGAGCCAGTGCTTCTGGCCAGGAAGAGTTTTAGCCCACATCTGTCCTGATTGTAATTGAGGAAAGATCCTCTGGGTTTTTCACCTTCTTTTCAGGGACTCAGAGCCCCTAGAGCCAATTCTGGTTTAAAGAACTGACTGACTTAgattaaataaaaacagtaaaatacatTTATGAGGATATTGGCAATAACACAGAAGGTCATCTGAAATGGGCCTTGAATCTCCTTCTGTGGAAAATAGCAAGTTAGTTGTCTGTTCTTTATAGCAGCTCAGGAGATGCCTCTGAAGAGGACTTTGAGGAGAGGTAGAAGAGGCTGCTGCAGTTGGCACTGTTGAATCAGAGAACCTGCTtctggaaagggaaaaagaaaactttgtctATGTGAAAATGGGGAACATTAAcccagtgatttttcttttatttaataattttttttccccttgcacgcctccttctcctgcccccatgCTCCTTTCCTTGTAAAAACAGAGTTACCCAAATGGCCACAAAGGTCTGCAGAAGTTTGTAGGCATGGACTGGGCTGGGCATTTGGTACTTGTACTTGTAGGAGCCTAACTCAGGTGGACTCATAGTTAAAAGGTCATGCCTTGGGGCTGAAAGAAGATGAGTCTTTGGGGTACCTGCCTCTCATTCTCGAGAGTATATAGCAGTCTCCCAGTTTACTTAGAAATAAGTTTCCTAACTTAAGGGTGTCTGCATGTGATTGAACCAAACCCTGGCTAGTTTAGATTCTCCCCAGACTTCCCTATAAATCAGTTAATCCTAGTTAACTGATTCAGAGAGCTAATCGTCTTCACTTTTTAAACACCCTGAATTCCACTCTAATTGGACTGTTTTATGATTCATCATCCTCAATGACATTTGTCTCCAAGGGCAAGTTGAGATTTTCTAAGGATGACCTCCTTGCAATAGAAGTGTGCCCAGTTTGTAggttctctctctgtctgtaGCATGTTCTACATATGAATGATGACTAGGGTAAGGGTCTCTGAACCAGTGCTTCTAAATAGGAATAAGTGACAGGTAAGAATTTTGAGCTTCTCCTAAATGTTCATCTCTCTTGGACTGTCATGAATAATGCTCAACCACCAATGTTTGATCGGAAATAAAAGCCCCACCTTCATCCTGGTGCAGAATGCAGTTGTGGCACTGTGACCAAAGCACTTGGTCTAGTACCGGTTTCCATATATAGCAATTATAGGAGGGAGGTTATGCCACCCCACAACCCTCCTATGGTGCAGAATCATATTTAAACCTATTAAAATTATCGACTTGCTCCCTGCTGACTCTCTCCTGGATCTTTAACACCTAAGGGAAAATGTGCTTTCCTTTGCCTTCTGAGAATTCTTGGCAGAAAGTTCACCAGGTTGCTTTCATCAACTTCTTAATCTCCCTGAGCTGCAGTGGTCATTTGCATCACCACAGGTAAGAGTAGCATTTACTTTGGCCTCCTTATAATTTAAACATCTTGAAGCTCTTGGCCTCAAAGTTTACCCTTTCTCAGTGCAGTCTGAGAGGAAGAACCAGAAGATGAGTCCCAAAtgggacagaaaataaaattggataGTAAAAATTCAGCAAAAAACTAAAAGTGTGTTTGGGTTTTAATGTtgcctttatattttttaatttctgtggaGTACTGGTTCTCtttatctcttttgtttttgcttggtTTTGATTTTCCTGGAATTGTGATGCTTTCTGCTGATGGTGTATGTGCGCCTTCCATTGCAGGGTTTGCAGCTGTTCTGCTCGACTTAAGGCCCAGGGATTTGGCTTCTGTCCAGTGTGTTTTGGAAACCATGGGACACCACTGCGCTAATGTGTTTACATGCATCTGCTTCTGTCTTAGTGGCTGCTATGCCTCCATTATCTGTACATAGAGACCCTGTTTGGTGTTACCGATAAGGACCAGTGCTGATTGGAAGATAACCACTATCCTTTTGCCAAAGTTAGAAAATAACGAGAACCAATTTACTTGAGCAAACTTGAGGATTTGCTTTATTTATCACAAGTTTCTTTGACAATATGAGCTCTACAGTCAGAAATGTTACACTGATTAGGAGGTGCTTGGGCATTACACTTTTCAAGTGTCCCATGACTTCTCCATCCTCTCCCCCTTCCTGCACAATGAACAAAGCTTGGCTCAAGTGAAGAGAGAGAGTTTTGTCTTTAAGAATTATAGAGTCAGCACTATACGTGTATAAAATGGTGTCAGGGAGCTGCTAGAGAGTTGTAGACAGGAAGTAACCAggtgcaggaaaatgaaaagttagtCAAGGATTTCTAGGAAATAAGTGGGAAAAAAGTTAAAGAGCAAATACCTCTGATTGTGGATTGGAAAAGATTTTAACTGTACTTGAGAATGATTGACCTAAAGTAGAAAAAGAGCTAACCATGggaaaggattaaaaataataacaagaaaaGACAACAGACTTCTTGACTTTAATATAGTGATGAATTCAAAGTGCTGTAAAGATGAACCTTTCAGGAATGGTATTGATACAGTGTGCCTTAAAATATTTCTGCTCAATGTATTATAACATTTGACACAGGTTATTTTTGTAGATACTAAATGAGTGATCCCAGGTTATGTAAGCCCAGGTAGAACCCGAGGATGAAGTATATAACTTTCTCTAGGGTGGAAAGTGTTATGGGGGTACTTTTGGCttggagggggagggataaagaaTTTGATCAGATGTGTTTTCTAGGCCCAGCTTTGTCACTAACAATAATTATGGCCTTGCACAAGTCCTTTTACCTTTTTAGCTCTTAAAGACTGGGATTCATTGAACCCTAAGAGCCtttcagctctaaaattctaGAAGCCCATAATAGCAGCATATACTACATTCTAGTTATGATTATCttagaatgaaaaatattttaaagtgcaattctgaaaatattttgtctttggaGTATATGGGCTGGAGAGAACTGCTGGTTCCTTAGGAATTTTCTCTcagcaaaatttggaaaatgcaataGACTTTCAGTAGGAAATTTGTCTTTCAGATCTGTATTGTCTTTTTCTGCATAATTAATGGCCATGGCTGGTTTGCCATAGATTTATCAGATTTAAATGTGGGAAAGCTATACATGTATTACCTAACTATAACTATTACTGTTTCAAGGCCTAGTGACTCCATAGGAAGTTTATTAGTTATCTAAATGATACTGCCTTTGTCTTCAGAATTGCAAGGTGGAGCCTGATTTTCTAATTGAAGTTGAATTGGTTGGTGGTTCTTATCTCAAAAAATAATGGTATTCAAACGCGTAAGTGAATTGTTGCTAGTACAAGCATCCATAATACTCCCATTCTTTTCACGTCTAGGCCAGCTGGTCTTCAGGCTGTTGTCTGCGCTAGTGATCATTTGCTTATAatcattgtttttcctttattgaCTTCCTCCAAAGTGGTAAAGTGAAATTCCTTATGTGGTCCTGTCTGCCCTCCCTCTTCTAGTCTCCCCAACCTACCCCATCCTACTCTCAGGCCAGGGCTGCGGAGAATGGAACTATGGCTTCCTATCATTGTGCACTCTTATTACAGAACCAAGGATTGCCACCAGTGAAGAAGTCATTATTCGAGAAAGCCCTGCGCCCTCTGTTACCCTGCAGTGTAACCTCAcctccaactctcacacccttACATACAGCTACTGGACAAAGAATGGGGTAGAACTGACTGCCACTCGTAAGAATGCCAGCAACATGGAATACAGGTGAGAGGGGCTAGCAGCTCCTGGGAAGATGAGACGGTACATGGTTGAATTTACTTTACATTCATAACCTATAATTAAGCTATGTGGGAGAGCCATGATACATATGGTCCTCCTCTAGAGAGTCTAATCCAGAGTATATCTGGGGTGAGGCTAGAATTTCCATGGATTTCCAAGTAATTTCTAATGAGCAACCAGGTTTGAGAGCCATAAAAGATCTCTTCCTTATGATAACAGCAACTTGGGGTAGTAATGCTAGTTAATAAAAAAGCCACAATTAGAATGCAGGTCTCTTGACTTAATCCAGTGGTTTGAAGAATCAGATTGAAATCTGATCTAGGATTCTTAGAGCAAGATCACCGTAAGTATTCTTCCCACTGAGTAGATTTCCTGGTGAGTTAGCTTTTAGGAGTGCTTATTATGACCATAACCTAATCAGGCCCAGTGGATATAgggctcattcagttcagttcagttcagttcagtctctcagtcgtgtccgactctttgcgagtgATCTGGAAAAGGATGGTACCCTGTAATTACCCTTTGGTGAGAGGGGGATATTTGCTGGCTGAAGTTATCCAGCACCCAAGGATTTGGTACATTTTGAAATATCTAGAACACATGGCACCTCACCTTTCAGGATAGTTTGTTCCTAGTTGAAAAGGATCAGCTAATCCTATTTGGCAGGATGATGCAGTGCGACTAAATAGTGCACTGGAGTGAGACCAGGAAAAGCTTTGTATCCAGTGATAGCAAGGACGTTCTGCAGTATTTTGCAGAATTGAGATCATTTCATATCCCTTAAATAATTGACTCACATTAATTTGTGgatcctcttcctcttttttcaggtaagaaaactgagactcaaagagtAATAACACTTGACTCCTTGCAAGGCCACATACTGTATCTAATAAGTTGCAGAACGAAGCCTAGGTTCCAGGTCTTCTGACTCTTTAGATCTAGATCATtcgggatttttgtttgtttttctgttgtgcTATACCATTGTGTAACAAGGTAGTTAATCTGTTTCCACTGTAGTTTCTTCTGATATAAAATTGGAAATATAGCCTGAGATATGTCCTGATAGTTTGGAAAAGGTTAATTGAATAGCAATATTGGGTGGAATAAAAGGCATCTATTCTTGGTCTGTCCATTAATTttgcaagtttgtttttttaataataccTCTTTAAAGATATCAGATATCCAATCATATTTCTCTTGGGTCTTGCCCTATGTTACCCCTAAAGCTTTGAGCTGTAACTATATATAAAGTTTGAACCTGCTTTTATAGAATGCCTCTTCTTTTTCCCTCAGCCTATTTGAGGCTTTCCAGGGTGTTCTGCATTGTCACAAGTGTTTTGGGAAATCTGTAGAGTAACAACTCACATTTTGTAGAATAACAGTTGAGACCTTTGGGCCACCTCATAAGTCAGCCATGAAGCCTGTCACAAACCGTGCTTGTGCTTAGCTTGCAGGGGacattttttatttgcttcagtTGCTTCCCAAAAGCTAGTTGAAGGAAATGTTGTGGGGAGATTTTGAGCCCACTGGCATGGCCCCTAGTTTGGGAGTCATCTTCTCAACTTACTACAGTAAATCTAACCcctgaagatgctgctgctgctgcttctcctcctccccctcctaaCTCTGGGAACATTACTAAGAGCAACTGACTTGTGTCTGTTTTCTTGTTGGGAGCATATTGATGTAAGAATAGTCATTTGTGTCAATTTGAGAAGACTGTTGACGGTTCCTCTTAGAATCTTATGCTGCCATGGGTATGCTGAGACAGTCTTGTGAGAGTGGGGTGTGTCTTTCCTCATCCAtagtctcttgtttcttttttgagaTGAACGGTAAGATGAATAAATGCGTTTGGCCAGTGTTTTGAGGTTAGGAGTTTTTCTCAGACATTAAGTAGTGCAGTGGAGATGGTCATCACAAGTATCATGTTTTAACTGTTAAGCAGAAGAGTAGGAGTGAAACAGTATTTATATTCTCATCTGGAAGCTgatgtttctctgttttctgtaatTACACACTAGCATTTTTGCACATGTTTGGGGCAGCGGTGTATGTAGGCCAGTGTGCAGTTAGCTGATAAGAAGCTGACCTTCAGGACCAGGAAAGCTTGTTTAGGATCACCCTTCAGAATTCAGAAGAAGTAttgttctcatcacacacacttTTCACAGTCCTTCCTTTCACTCTGCTTAACTTGGTCTGGATCTGTGCGTAGTTGTTTACTCTTGtttgtgttcattcatttttctactgTAATCTAGGCACTGTGTTATGTGCTGGGTATAGAATTGTGCACCAAATTAACAATGCCTGTCCACATAGAACTTGGTCTATTGAGAAAACAGACATTCATCAAGCAATCACATAAATAATTAGACATTGTGATAAGTGCTGTGAAGGGTTACAGTGTAGTATGAGAGAATGTCAGGGAGAGGGATGTCATTTAGATTGGGGGTGAGAGGAAATGACATGTAAGCCAAGACTAATGGAAGAGGAGTTGGGGAGATGAAGAATAATGGGATGAGCATTCTATAGAACAGAGCATCTTTTGTCAGAGTTTTGAGCTAGGAACAAGTTCAGCAcattgaaaaactgaaaagagaCCTGTAGGGCTAGAAAGTGGCTGAGATGACACTAGGGAAGGGCCAGATCATGCAGAGCCCTGGCGTTCTAGCTGTACCTAAAAGAGTTGAGCTGCATCTCTGTGGCTGATGCTCTGATGGCatattttttccccccactgaTCCTATTCTGTTATTAGACTTACTGAAAAGCATGCTACTAAAATACAGGGTAGGAAAACAAACTCTAAAACAAACTCTTCAGGAAAGTGCAGAAACAGATGCTTTCTTTCTGctcttatttatttgactggaaCCACAAGGTGAGCAAGAACTTTTGGTGATGGGCCCATCTTTTGTATCTAAGTGTAGATTTTAGTACTTTTTTACAGCTCTTTTGATTACTTTTTTTGTAGTGTATTTCTCCAATAGACTGAAATATCTTAAGGTTAGGGACCATCTCTGTATTCCTGGCACCTAGTAAGGAGTAAATCATTAATACACAGAGGGAGATTTTTGCTTATAGTTAGGAGGAAATGAGTTGCATGCAGGGGCACAATTTGGAGAGCAGGGTCCCTGGTTGCCCCTTTCATTCTCCTTTTATTGTGTATTTTGACTGTTCCCAGCTTCCTCACTTGATTTTTCTTCTCATCTCTGCAGGATCAATAAGCCGAGAGCTGAGGATTCAGGCGAATACCACTGTGTATATCAGTTTCTCAGTGCTCCTAAAGCAAATGCCACCATTGAAGTAAAAGGTACAACCCAACAGAGGCTGCGGCGTGAGCCTCTCACTCTCCTTCTGAGACACTGTCTTGGCTTGGGCTTCCAGTCTTCAAGCTTTCTTGTTTTCATTATGGGAGGCAGTATATAATGTTATGGTTAGGACTGAAGGCTCAGGAGCTCAactgcctgggtttaaatccaaaccccatCATCTAGCTGCATGACtgtggcaagttatttaacttctctatgcttctgttttcctctcttttaaaacCTACCACATGGCACATGGGTTGGTTAGAGGGAATAAATAAGTTGAAGTTGCTGTTTTTGTAGTTCAAAAAATACTTCAGTGTTGGCAGCTTCATATGGTTCATCCTTAGGTAAAGCTCTTAGAATAGTGCCT is part of the Bubalus bubalis isolate 160015118507 breed Murrah chromosome 11, NDDB_SH_1, whole genome shotgun sequence genome and harbors:
- the NPTN gene encoding neuroplastin isoform X3, whose amino-acid sequence is MSEKFASLSAGFVKSPMSETKLTGDAFELYCDVVGSPTPEIQWWYAEVNRAESFRQLWDGARKRRVTVNTAYGANGVSVLRITRLTLEDSGTYECRASNDPKRNDLRQNPSITWIRAQATISVLQKPRIATSEEVIIRESPAPSVTLQCNLTSNSHTLTYSYWTKNGVELTATRKNASNMEYRINKPRAEDSGEYHCVYQFLSAPKANATIEVKAAPDITGHKRSENKNEGQDAMMYCKSVGYPHPEWTWHKKENGMLVDIVNTSGRFIIINRENYTELSITNLQITEDPGEYECNATNSIGSVSVVTILRVRSHLAPLWPFLGILAEIIILVVIIVVYEKRKRPDEVPDDDEPAGPMKTNSTNNHKDKNLRQRNTN
- the NPTN gene encoding neuroplastin isoform X1, with the translated sequence MSGSSLPSALALSLLLVSGSLLPGPGAAQNAGFVKSPMSETKLTGDAFELYCDVVGSPTPEIQWWYAEVNRAESFRQLWDGARKRRVTVNTAYGANGVSVLRITRLTLEDSGTYECRASNDPKRNDLRQNPSITWIRAQATISVLQKPRIATSEEVIIRESPAPSVTLQCNLTSNSHTLTYSYWTKNGVELTATRKNASNMEYRINKPRAEDSGEYHCVYQFLSAPKANATIEVKAAPDITGHKRSENKNEGQDAMMYCKSVGYPHPEWTWHKKENGMLVDIVNTSGRFIIINRENYTELSITNLQITEDPGEYECNATNSIGSVSVVTILRVRSHLAPLWPFLGILAEIIILVVIIVVYEKRKRPDEVPDDDEPAGPMKTNSTNNHKDKNLRQRNTN
- the NPTN gene encoding neuroplastin isoform X2, giving the protein MSGSSLPSALALSLLLVSGSLLPGPGAAQNAGFVKSPMSETKLTGDAFELYCDVVGSPTPEIQWWYAEVNRAESFRQLWDGARKRRVTVNTAYGANGVSVLRITRLTLEDSGTYECRASNDPKRNDLRQNPSITWIRAQATISVLQKPRIATSEEVIIRESPAPSVTLQCNLTSNSHTLTYSYWTKNGVELTATRKNASNMEYRINKPRAEDSGEYHCVYQFLSAPKANATIEVKAAPDITGHKRSENKNEGQDAMMYCKSVGYPHPEWTWHKKENGMLVDIVNTSGRFIIINRENYTELSITNLQITEDPGEYECNATNSIGSVSVVTILRVRSHLAPLWPFLGILAEIIILVVIIVVYEKRKRPDEVPDAGPMKTNSTNNHKDKNLRQRNTN